The Episyrphus balteatus chromosome 4, idEpiBalt1.1, whole genome shotgun sequence genome includes a window with the following:
- the LOC129919574 gene encoding uncharacterized protein LOC129919574, which produces MNQSRIKKKKIRSENWCQSDKNLLRGLIMKNLPIIENKSCDTNTNNLKKKCWDHILTLFNAKSETKRRAVQLQFQWRGMKLKAKKDKSILKKELPDSDDMDVTFVPPPEDIPEDDNELAELIDTKPYEFISDSTKFEISEPEAQFLDSFEPKQEESEENSEPG; this is translated from the exons ATGAACCAATCacgaataaaaaagaaaaagataagaTCGGAAAATTGGTGCCAATCAGACAaa AACTTATTGCGGGGTCTTATTATGAAAAACCTTCcaataattgaaaacaaaagttgCGACACCAAtacgaataatttaaaaaagaaatgctGGGATCACATTTTAACTTT ATTCAATGCAAAAAGCGAGACAAAACGAAGAGCTGTCCAACTTCAGTTTCAATGGAGAGGCATGAAACTGAAAGCCAAAAAAGACAaatccattttgaaaaaagaacttCCAGATAGCGATGATATGGATGTCACTTTTGTACCACCGCCAGAGGACATTCCAGAGGATGACAATGAACTCGCTGAGTTGATTGACACAAAACCTTATGAATTTATAAGTGATTCAACTAAATTCGAAATCAGTGAACCTGAAGCTCAG tttTTAGATAGTTTTGAACCAAAACAAGAAGAAAGTGAAGAGAATTCTGAACCTGGTTAG